The following nucleotide sequence is from Gracilimonas sp..
TATTTTGAACCAACTTCTGGAAAATGATGATTATGCTTCTGTGAAAGTCTTTCACCGGCGAAGTACAGGTATTGATCACCCCAAGCTGAAAGAGCATATTGTAAAGTTTGAAGAAATTGAAGATTGGAAAAAACAGCTTACCGGCGATGAGCTTTATTCTGCTTTGGGGACTACTATTAAACAGGCTGGAAGTCAGGAAAGGCAATACACCATAGACTTTACCTATCAATATGAAACCGCCAAAGCCGCTGCCAAAAATGGCGTAGCGAAGTTTTCCCTGGTATCATCAGCCGGGGCTAATGCTGAATCACGTGCATTCTACACTAAACTAAAGGGAGAATTGGATGAAGCCGTAAAGGAACTCCCCTTTGAAGTGATCACCATCTTACGCCCTTCTTTTTTGGATGGAGCCCGACAGGAAGACCGGCTTGGAGAATCAATCGGAATTTTACTTGCCAAGATGTTCACTAAAATTCCCGGACTTAAAAAATACCGGCCCATCTTTGCCGGCAAGGTTGCGGAAGGAATGATCAACTCTTTGAAGAAATGCCCTCCCGGCTATCATATCTTCGAGTTGGACGAGATTTTTTATTTGTAGCATACATTAAGAAAAACTAACGCTTTCCCAGCAATCCTGCCAAAAATCATCATCGTATGTATAGCCAAACAAACTTTAGCTATACCGATGACCGACTACTCCGATATTATTTACTTGATGGCAGCGATGCTGCTTTTTTCTCTGATGTCCACCAACATATCCAAAAGCTTCCTGGCTGCTTCAAATAGTATGGTCACTGCCGGAACTGAAAACCGATCCATCGCCCTTGCTCAGGACGAAATTGAACAGGTAAAACTGCTGAGCCGGGATAAAGAGAATCATTTAAAAGATGGACACAGCGATTACATATTCGCTGGCTATCCCAAAAACAAAACCAATGTATATGGTTCTGAGAACCAGTATGAAGAAACCTTTCGGATTGAAGCTGACTCTGAGCTAATCCAAGAAACCGACCCTCTTCTAAACCGATACCTGGTTACGGTTAGGGTGACCAATGCCGTCAAGGATTATAACTCTGAAGCTACACTTGTGTTCATTAAATCCTTTGAGAGATGAACCTGAATATCTTTACTAGTTTCGTGATAGGCGGGCTCTTTCTGCTCACACTGCTGGCTTTCAATAGCTTTGTTTTTAACTCGGCTGTTGAAACAACGACCGGGGTTATGACTGAGAATTCTTTTGACACTATTGTTGAAATCCTTCAGAATGATATAAACAGGCTAGGATATAACACCGGCACAGCCGACAATATTATGACTATGACGGAAGTGACTTTCGAATTTAAGGGCGATATATACGATGAAGACGGAATTGGTACCGTAGCCGACTACAACACCGTAGAATGGCATCTCACCTCCAACAAAGCAACTTCAACTGAAAACCCTGATGATTATACCCTCATCCGCACTTTTGATCCTGATCCTTTTTTTAGCGGAGACAGTGAAGAACTCACCTTCAACGTCACTCACCTGGAATTTAAATATCTGGATGCCAACGGTAGCGAAACAAACGATCCCGAGCTTGTAAAACAAATTTCTATTGAACTGGTACATGAGTCAAAAAACTCTTACTACGTCAGCACCAAGGGGGCTGAAAAATATTACCGCTCGGTGTGGAACCGAACCATTGTACCTAACAACCTAACTTTTTAAGAACCTGCTTTTATGGGACGATCCATGTTAATTTTAGTGGCCGGGTTTATGATTATCGCCGGAGTTATCACAAACTCAAATAATCGCCGAGCTATGATGCTGCCGCAGAAATCTGCGCAGAACATCAGCGAAGCACAGGCTAAAAATTCGGCCGTAAGTATGATCAAAATGGGCATCGAGAAAATCACCATTGATAATGAATGGGATGGAGAGATTTCGGACGTGAGTTCTCTGCCGGGTTCAGCTTACCTCGAACTGTACGACTCGGAAAGCTCCTCTTATCCCGAAGGAATCTCTATAGGGCAAGGTGGCTGGGACGGGTATAAAGTACTTCTTTACAGCGAGGCTACCTACGGAAACTACACCGCCATTGTTGAGGTAATGATGCGTCGGGATTCCTATTCCAAGTATTCCTATTTCTCGGATGAAGAGCGAAGCAGTTTGTTAGGCAACTCAGAAATCTACTTCTACTCATCGGATGTCATTTCCGGCCCTATTCACACCAACGGTACATTTAGAATATCCGGAACACCCACCTTTTTTGGACACGTTTCGAGCCCAAATATGTGGCAGAGCCGAAGTTTATTTGGCGACAACCCCGATTTCCGAAGCACCACGGATTTTAACTCCCCGGAACGCCCACTCCCAACTCAAGCCCAGATTAATGACCTAAAGAGTGCAGCCACCGCAACCGGCTTAACTTTTACCAATCAAATTGACGTGACTTTTCAAGATGACGGCTCCGTTTCTATTTCAGAGTACGATGAAGCTGCGGAAGTTTGGTTACCGGCTCAGGAATATGAAGCATCCGAACACAATGGGATTATTTCCACCACCAAAAAGGCTTTGGTTAAAGGAATGGTTGCCGGTCCATTAACCCTGCACTCTGAAGATGACATCGAGATTATGGGTGACCTCGAATATTACGACGATCCACGGAATAATGAGGTGTCTGCTGACCTGCTTGGTTTGGTGAGTGAAAAAGACGTAATTCTTGACAGAGAAGCTCATCGGTATAAAGGTTCCGCGGATGTAAGCCTTCACGCCTCCATTATGGCCATGGGGGCATCTTTTCGTGTTGAGAACTACAGCTCGGGCGGCTACAGAGGTAAAATAAATTTACTGGGCGGCATCATTCAAAAGAACCGGGGGCCGGTTGGCACCTTTGGCGGATTATTCGGAGACACCGGATTCTCAAAAAATTATGAGTATGACACCCGTCTCCGATATTCAATCCCTCCATACTTCCCACGCGAAAGTGTGTTCTCCATATTATCCTGGAAAGACCGTGTAATCGTTAAAAACTAACCTTTCTTATCAAATAAACCTCGCTTTCATGTATAAAAAAAGCATCAAATTTATTCTTGTACTGCTTCTATCCATCTCTGGTTTTGTCGCGGCAACAGCTCAAACCACCGTTACTTTTAACCTTGATATGAGAAGAGCCCTGCAGGACAGTCTCTTCATCCCTTCAACCGACAAAGTAGTTCTGGTGGGAGATGTTCGGCCTTTGAATGAAATCAATAAAATTTACCTCCGGGATGAAGAACCCATCGACAGCATTTTTACAGCCGAGGTAACATTCAGGCGTTACCTGGATGGAGATCTGGTTACTTACAATTTTGTGCTGGATACCCAATCTAAAAAGTTTGAAGAACCCCGATCGCGTTCACTCAGGTTATCCGGTAATGAGATAATTTTACCACCCCTGCAATTTGGAGCAACTGCCTGGTAAAACCCTTTTTCTTGTCATTCATTAAAACCCTCTTGCGGAGGGTTTTTTTATTTTTGAAAGTGTTGGGTATTGGTTACAATCGGATACATTATTAACTAGTCTATTATCCGTATGAAAAAAGCATGCTCACTGATTGTCCTATTCCTTTTTACCCTTACCGCTTTTGCACAATCAAATCAGCTGAAAAAAATAATCGATAAGCGTGCAGATGAAATTGAACAGCAGGTCATCGAGTGGCGCCGGCATTTTCATGAAAACCCGGAATTATCTAATCGTGAGTTCGAAACATCAGCGTATATCGCTGAATTCCTGAGAGAACTCGGGCTTGAAGTTGAAACGGGGGTGGCACATACCGGCGTGGTTGCTCTTTTGGAAGGCAGTCAGCCGGGACCGGTCATAGCTTT
It contains:
- a CDS encoding DUF4900 domain-containing protein — encoded protein: MGRSMLILVAGFMIIAGVITNSNNRRAMMLPQKSAQNISEAQAKNSAVSMIKMGIEKITIDNEWDGEISDVSSLPGSAYLELYDSESSSYPEGISIGQGGWDGYKVLLYSEATYGNYTAIVEVMMRRDSYSKYSYFSDEERSSLLGNSEIYFYSSDVISGPIHTNGTFRISGTPTFFGHVSSPNMWQSRSLFGDNPDFRSTTDFNSPERPLPTQAQINDLKSAATATGLTFTNQIDVTFQDDGSVSISEYDEAAEVWLPAQEYEASEHNGIISTTKKALVKGMVAGPLTLHSEDDIEIMGDLEYYDDPRNNEVSADLLGLVSEKDVILDREAHRYKGSADVSLHASIMAMGASFRVENYSSGGYRGKINLLGGIIQKNRGPVGTFGGLFGDTGFSKNYEYDTRLRYSIPPYFPRESVFSILSWKDRVIVKN
- a CDS encoding NAD(P)H-binding protein — protein: MNKTAIVIGATGLVGSHILNQLLENDDYASVKVFHRRSTGIDHPKLKEHIVKFEEIEDWKKQLTGDELYSALGTTIKQAGSQERQYTIDFTYQYETAKAAAKNGVAKFSLVSSAGANAESRAFYTKLKGELDEAVKELPFEVITILRPSFLDGARQEDRLGESIGILLAKMFTKIPGLKKYRPIFAGKVAEGMINSLKKCPPGYHIFELDEIFYL